A DNA window from Brassica napus cultivar Da-Ae chromosome A4, Da-Ae, whole genome shotgun sequence contains the following coding sequences:
- the LOC106429296 gene encoding F-box/LRR-repeat protein At3g26922-like gives MSFTKANCSRPSCYSPATRSGPSLDRISQLPDDLLVKILSSLPTTKDVVATSVLSKQWRSLWKMVPRLKFICERPNDLQGFEDSARMTMLSLQAPYLQSLHLDVSFSQGYIDHHIDLNKLVKIACGLHVRELVIKLLRQELDIFLSLDECETLETLKLRGSEESITLEVPSPCCLKSLRTLHLEDVVFDDAVMDLLAGCDSLEDLMVSRYGHDDVETFTIAVPTLQDLAIDDEVGEGTCSKYVINSPSLKTLKITASIESGSCMIENAPELVEAKLFIKEVILGESLSSVKRLSLSTHMEVPAGFIFNQLEYLQLFTLELKSWNFLMLMLDNCPNLQVLDINSDYHMEIPWTPPNHVHEYLIRLKTLNWYVIERIYGEEAAKYILSNARRLENFTLLMSSEHFNITEEEKLKVRHDFEGWCPDDCKFECKFLSDSDSLSHCRF, from the exons ATGAGTTTCACGAAAGCTAATTGTTCCCGACCATCCTGCTACTCTCCTGCTACAAG ATCTGGTCCAAGTTTGGACAGAATCAGTCAGTTGCCAGATGATTTGCTTGTGAAGATCTTGTCTTCACTTCCAACAACAAAAGACGTCGTAGCCACCTCTGTTTTGTCTAAACAGTGGCGGTCTCTCTGGAAGATGGTGCCCAGGCTCAAGTTCATTTGCGAAAGGCCCAATGATCTTCAGGGATTTGAAGATAGTGCACGCATGACTATGCTTTCACTCCAGGCTCCGTATCTACAGAGTTTGCATCTCGACGTTTCATTTAGCCAAGGTTATATCGATCATCATATAGATCTTAATAAGTTAGTTAAAATTGCATGTGGACTCCATGTGCGTGAGTTGGTGATCAAACTCTTAAGGCAAGAGCTCGATATATTCCTTAGTTTGGATGAATGTGAGACTCTAGAAACCTTGAAACTTCGTGGCAGCGAGGAATCCATTACTCTAGAGGTCCCTTCTCCGTGTTGTCTGAAGTCTCTTAGAACTCTGCACCTTGAAGATGTGGTCTTCGATGACGCTGTTATGGACCTTTTAGCTGGATGTGATAGTCTTGAAGATTTGATGGTTTCTCGATATGGTCATGATGATGTGGAGACTTTCACCATTGCGGTGCCAACTTTACAGGACCTAGCCATAGACGATGAGGTTGGTGAGGGTACTTGCTCTAAGTACGTGATAAATTCGCCTTCTTTGAAAACATTGAAGATCACAGCGTCAATTGAGTCTGGATCTTGTATGATTGAGAATGCACCTGAGCTGGTGGAGGCTAAACTTTTTATCAAGGAAGTGATTCTGGGAGAATCACTCTCTTCAGTCAAACGTCTTTCCTTGAGTACACACATggag GTTCCTGCTGGTTTCATCTTCAATCAGCTGGAGTATTTGCAGCTGTTTACATTGGAACTAAAGTCCTGGAATTTTCTAATGCTCATGCTTGACAACTGTCCTAATTTACAAGTTCTTGATATCAACAGC GACTATCATATGGAAATTCCATGGACGCCACCAAACCATGTTCATGAATATTTGATCCGTCTTAAGACATTAAATTGGTACGTCATTGAAAGGATATACGGGGAAGAGGCGGCCAAATACATCCTATCGAATGCAAGGCGTTTGGAAAATTTTACTTTGCTCATGTCCAGCGAGCACTTTAATATTACCGAGGAAGAAAAACTTAAGGTGCGGCATGACTTCGAAGGATGGTGTCCAGATGATTGCAAGTTTGAATGCAAGTTTTTGAGTGATTCTGATTCTCTCTCCCATTGTCGCTTTTGA
- the LOC106429297 gene encoding uncharacterized protein LOC106429297, which translates to MSFTQANCFRPSYHSPVTRIRRAANGVSTSGPIRATASVSTLFSPLLSHRRSGKGKQSSAVCLFGGKDKSNGGGGDEISPWKAIEKAMGKKSVEDMLRDQIQKKDFYDTESGGNAPPRGGGGGGNGGERPEGPGGGGEDGGFAGIAEETLQVVLATLGFIFLYTYIINGEELMKLARDYFRFLTGKPKTVRLTRALDGWNRFMETMSKPREYDEYWLEKAIINTPTWYDSPDKYKQVLKAYVDSKTDEQQFD; encoded by the exons ATGAGCTTTACTCAAGCTAATTGTTTTCGACCGTCCTACCACTCTCCTGTGACGAGGATACGTCGAGCAGCTAATGGTGTCTCCACCAGTGGACCTATTAGAGCAACTGCTTCAGTGTCTACTCTGTTTTCGCCTCTGTTAAGTCACCGGCGTAGTGGGAAAGGGAAGCAGAGTTCTGCTGTTTGCTTGTTTGGTGGGAAAGATAAGTccaatggtggtggtggtgacgaG ATATCACCATGGAAAGCAATAGAGAAAGCTATGGGGAAGAAATCAGTTGAAGATATGCTGAGGGACCAGATTCAAAAGAAAGACTTTTATGATACTGAAAGTGGCGGCAATGCTCCTCCTCGTGGAGGAGGCGGTGGTGGTAACGGTGGAGAGCGTCCTGAAGGgccaggaggaggaggagaagacgGTGGTTTCGCTGGGATTGCTGAGGAGACTCTACAAGTGGTTTTAGCCACCTTAGGCTTCATCTTTTTG TACACTTACATTATCAATGGGGAGGAGTTGATGAAGCTTGCGAGAGATTACTTTAGGTTTCTTACGGGAAAGCCTAAGACTGTTCGGTTGACACGAGCCTTGGATGGTTGGAATAGATTCATGGAGACCATGTCGAAGCCGAGAGAGTATGACGAGTACTGGCTAGAGAAGGCGATCATCAACACGCCTACCTGGTACGACAGTCCCGACAAGTACAAGCAAGTCCTCAAGGCTTATGTCGACTCAAAGACTGATGAACAACAGTTCGATTAA
- the LOC106429298 gene encoding signal recognition particle 14 kDa protein-like isoform X2 encodes MVLLQLDPFLNELTSMFEKSKEKGSVWVTLKRSSLKSKLQKRKLSAAGESIEYRCLIRATDAKKTISTSVGAKDHQRFQASYATILKAHMTALKKRERKDRKKSTEADKKESTSSTTTKPKKL; translated from the exons gttttaCTACAGTTGGATCCGTTTCTGAATGAACTCACGAGCATGTTCGAGAAAAGCAAAGAGAAAGGTTCTGTGTGGGTCACTTTGAAAAGAT CATCTTTGAAGTCTAAGCTGCAGAAGAGGAAACTGAGCGCTGCTGGAGAATCCATAGAGTACAGATGCCTTATTCGAGCTACTGATGCTAAGAAAACTATTTCTACTTCG GTTGGTGCCAAGGATCACCAGAGATTTCAAGCATCATATGCCACCATTCTTAAAGCTCACATGACTGCTTTGAAGAAGAGGGAGAGGAAAGACCGGAAGAAATCCACAGAAGCAGACAAGAAAGAAAGCACTTCTTCAACCACTACTAAACCCAAGAAACTTtga
- the LOC106429298 gene encoding signal recognition particle 14 kDa protein-like isoform X1 — protein sequence MVLLQLDPFLNELTSMFEKSKEKGSVWVTLKRSSLKSKLQKRKLSAAGESIEYRCLIRATDAKKTISTSVGAKDHQRFQASYATILKAHMTALKKRERKDRKKSTEADKKESTSSTTTKPKKL from the exons ATG gttttaCTACAGTTGGATCCGTTTCTGAATGAACTCACGAGCATGTTCGAGAAAAGCAAAGAGAAAGGTTCTGTGTGGGTCACTTTGAAAAGAT CATCTTTGAAGTCTAAGCTGCAGAAGAGGAAACTGAGCGCTGCTGGAGAATCCATAGAGTACAGATGCCTTATTCGAGCTACTGATGCTAAGAAAACTATTTCTACTTCG GTTGGTGCCAAGGATCACCAGAGATTTCAAGCATCATATGCCACCATTCTTAAAGCTCACATGACTGCTTTGAAGAAGAGGGAGAGGAAAGACCGGAAGAAATCCACAGAAGCAGACAAGAAAGAAAGCACTTCTTCAACCACTACTAAACCCAAGAAACTTtga
- the LOC111211382 gene encoding uncharacterized protein LOC111211382: MGSKVGFQKRGSVSTKSRKEIDEHEIELQPESLATSIADGTVQNVVKDTVEPVKINKSTRKKGEKRKHQNDQVSEEMLKLRAALQGKLRSNGVFGSTVSKSDKAQKRQKRRKIELKVLAGDGVKSEEDGRNETEVFESEDEFYKQVKQKKEAKRAAKAEIYSREPSSNLLLLPESVQGKRLISKEILSNRGLTRHRNKDKKNPRKNYRDKYTDKVKRRGGQVREIRKPSGPYGGEALGINSNISHSIRIKY; encoded by the exons ATGGGGAGTAAAGTGGGGTTTCAGAAGAGAGGTAGCGTAAGCACGAAGTCACGCAAAGAAATCGACGAACACGAGATCGAGCTTCAACCAGAGTCTCTAGCGACAAGTATTGCTGATGGAACAGTGCAAAATGTTGTCAAAGACACAGTCGAG CCAGTTAAAATCAATAAATCGACCAGGAAAAAAGGAGAGAAACGCAAGCACCag AATGATCAAGTTAGTGAGGAAATGTTGAAACTCCGAGCTGCTCTACAAGGAAAGTTAAGAAGCAATGGAGTTTTTGGTTCTACTGTTTCCAAGTCTGATAAAGCTCAAAAACGCCAGAAACGTAGAAAGATTGAGCTCAAAGTTTTGGCTGGGGATGGTGTGAAGTCAGAGGAAGATGGTAGGAATGAAACTGAGGTATTTGAATCAGAAGATGAGTTTTACAAACAAGTGAAGCAGAAAAAAGAAGCTAAACGAGCTGCCAAAGCAGAGATCTATTCAAG GGAACCATCATCCAACTTGTTATTATTACCAGAAAGTGTGCAAGGAAAACGTTTGATTTCAAAAGAG ATTTTGAGTAACAGAGGATTGACTCGACATCGCAACAAGGACAAAAAGAACCCCAGAAAGAACTACAGG GACAAGTACACTGACAAAGTCAAGAGACGTGGAGGTCAAGTCAGAGAAATCAGGAAACCTTCTGGTCCATATGGAGGAGAAGCCTTAGGTATCAATTCCAACATAAGCCACAGCATCCGAATCAAGTATTAG